A region of Acidobacteriota bacterium DNA encodes the following proteins:
- a CDS encoding putative toxin-antitoxin system toxin component, PIN family, whose amino-acid sequence MDTNVVVSALLFEEGRLAWLRDAWRTGSCVPIVSAATASELVRVLAYPKFRLEPEERWDLLGEYLPFAEEFAKPRRAPRGLKCEDPKDQIFVDLALAASADALVTGDKALLALGGGAPFALLTPQGLKARLRGGNE is encoded by the coding sequence TTGGACACGAACGTGGTGGTCTCGGCCCTGCTCTTCGAGGAGGGCCGGCTCGCCTGGCTGAGAGACGCCTGGCGTACGGGCTCCTGCGTTCCCATCGTGTCCGCCGCCACGGCGTCCGAGCTGGTTCGCGTCCTCGCCTATCCAAAGTTCCGTTTGGAGCCGGAGGAGCGGTGGGACCTCCTCGGCGAGTACCTCCCCTTTGCCGAGGAGTTCGCCAAGCCACGGCGGGCGCCCAGAGGCTTGAAATGCGAGGATCCGAAGGATCAGATCTTCGTGGACCTCGCCCTGGCCGCCTCGGCCGACGCCCTCGTGACGGGGGACAAGGCCCTCCTGGCCTTGGGCGGGGGAGCCCCCTTTGCCCTCCTCACCCCCCAGGGTCTCAAAGCGAGACTGCGGGGAGGGAATGAGTAG
- a CDS encoding AbrB/MazE/SpoVT family DNA-binding domain-containing protein — translation MFAKRTAKNQLTLPKAIAQKFEGVEYFQVSEEAGSIVLAPVRPSRAAEARAKLARLGISEADVAEAVAWSRRK, via the coding sequence ATGTTTGCGAAGCGGACGGCGAAGAACCAGTTGACCCTCCCCAAGGCCATCGCGCAGAAGTTCGAGGGCGTGGAGTACTTCCAGGTGAGCGAGGAGGCGGGGTCCATCGTGCTCGCTCCGGTTCGGCCCAGCCGCGCGGCGGAGGCGCGGGCCAAGCTTGCCCGGCTGGGGATCTCCGAAGCGGATGTGGCCGAGGCCGTGGCCTGGTCGCGCCGGAAATGA